The following proteins are co-located in the Enoplosus armatus isolate fEnoArm2 chromosome 10, fEnoArm2.hap1, whole genome shotgun sequence genome:
- the atoh1b gene encoding protein atonal homolog 1b, with product MTAKAELSSWTEYPEDFNLLQQRSLTHINSKTWISSNSLHAFSGRDAHGAADAGLSLEKLVPMSKLPDCVSAACITEPDSDKAAEGGRVSHFAPQKHRRVAANARERRRMHGLNKAFDELRSVIPSLENERKLSKYDTLQMAQIYITELSELLAGVVHPECRSPRPGSADKTSRRNLIHSLLPAVTAQQQTPLPGEHLIILGSTSDLGSNISTTSSNSSDGESSHLSDMEESQTGRQ from the coding sequence ATGACTGCAAAAGCAGAGCTTTCGAGCTGGACGGAGTACCCAGAGGATTTCAACCTGCTGCAGCAGCGCAGCTTGACCCACATCAACTCCAAGACTTGGATTTCCTCTAACTCTCTCCATGCGTTCTCCGGGAGGGACGCGCACGGAGCTGCAGACGCGGGCCTCTCACTGGAGAAGCTTGTGCCCATGAGTAAACTTCCCGACTGCGTGTCCGCCGCATGCATCACAGAGCCGGACTCTGACAAGGCggcagagggaggcagggtgAGCCACTTTGCGCCCCAGAAACACAGGCGCGTAGCGGCCAACGccagggagagaaggaggatgcACGGCCTGAACAAAGCGTTTGACGAGCTGAGGAGCGTCATCCCCTCCCTGGAAAACGAGAGGAAGTTGTCCAAGTATGACACTCTCCAAATGGCGCAGATTTACATCACAGAGCTGTCGGAGCTCCTGGCCGGTGTGGTTCATCCGGAGTGCAGGAGTCCCCGTCCAGGCTCCGCGGACAAGACCTCCAGGAGGAATCTGATTCACTCTCTCCTGCCAGCAGTCACTGCGCAGCAGCAGACCCCGCTGCCCGGAGAACACCTTATAATACTTGGCTCTACATCTGACTTGGGGTCAAATATATCAACGACCTCTTCCAACAGCAGTGACGGGGAATCCTCGCACCTCAGTGACATGGAGGAAAGTCAGACTGGGAGACAATGA
- the dok3 gene encoding docking protein 3 has protein sequence MDVIFKEGTVYLQGVKFGKRTWRKFRMVLFKPSSTGVGRLELYTVLDNNAVTDHRKVGRQKTPDRKVVRLSDCLSVTPAPKESCPPGCTAFYLNTTQYNYTLASTISQDWLSALSLLAFQKDPGESDKGGFERGNGLTMEDNDLYSSWKTDLTLPPNQYQVTIHSTEASRRCQLSGEYLVSSEKEAVILLAINTGHTIYSWPYRLLRKFGQVEGGFSIEAGRRCESGEGVFIFLSRHGPQIFQAILKQCSVERMSSVQPFSVHRRSLSDQSPIILPTTSNWSSGSPVNSLADVTADTEDESDNHYSTINDTSVQNVKRLSLVKPYLFNSKEALGDEGKDEDGRCHSLENVNLNIVVEDTIYYNLRRATPPMIRKDQFKPETGDSECIYSDLKIPFSSPLPQPVLQPPPCPLPQSVASVPPKPRYQRQPPAINYIQPGYNAQAQAQAVDDMKEMEEAVSSSSHVSPTEAPGSFKHRLAEIISKDLAKFQPPLPSGAGSPTFFQ, from the exons AGAACATGGCGGAAATTTCGGATGGTGCTTTTTAAACCCAGCTCCACAGGGGTCGGGCGGTTGGAGCTCTACACTGTGCTTGACAACAATGCAGTTACTGACCATAGGAAGGTCGGCAGGCAGAAAACACCAGACAGAAAAGTGGTGCGTCTAAGTGACTGCCTCAGTGTCACCCCTGCTCCAAAGGAGTCTTGCCCTCCTGGGTGCACAGCCTTCTACTTAAACACCACTCAATACAACTACACCCTGGCCTCCACGATAAGCCAGGACTGGCTAAGTGCCCTCAGCCTCCTAGCATTCCAG AAGGATCCTGGAGAGTCAGACAAAGGGGGTTTCGAGAGAGGAAATGGCTTGACCATGGAGGATAATGACCTTTACTCATCTTGGAAAACAG ATCTGACCCTTCCTCCAAACCAGTACCAAGTGACTATCCACAGTACAGAGGCATCCAGGAGGTGCCAATTGTCTGGGGAGTATCTGGTCTCCTCAGAAAAGGAGGCTGTGATACTGCTGGCCATCAATACTGGTCACACCATCTATAGCTGGCCGTACAGGCTCTTACGCAAATTTGGACAGGTTGAG GGTGGATTCAGCATTGAAGCAGGCCGTCGCTGTGAGTCAGGAGAAGGAGTGTTCATCTTCCTGAGCAGGCATGGTCCCCAGATCTTCCAGGCTATATTGAAGCAGTGCTCTGTGGAGAGGATGTCATCCGTCCAGCCATTCAGTGTCCACAGAAGATCATTATCTGACCAGTCTCCTATTATCCTCCCAACCACAAGCAACTGGTCCTCTGGTTCTCCTGTCAACAGTCTTGCAGATGTTACTGCTGACACAGAGGACGAGTCTGACAACCACTACTCTACTATCAATGACAcctctgtacaaaatgtaaagcGACTATCTCTTGTCAAACCTTATCTCTTCAACAGCAAGGAGGCTTTGGGAGATGAAGGTAAGGATGAGGATGGACGGTGTCATTCCCTGGAGAATGTAAACCTGAATATTGTCGTGGAGGACACCATTTATTACAACCTAAGGAGAGCCACGCCTCCTATGATCAGAAAAGATCAGTTCAAACCTGAAACAGGCGATTCAGAGTGCATCTATTCGGATTTGAAAATA CCCTTCTCGTCACCCCTTCCTCAGCCTGTTCTCCAGCCTCCTCCCTGCCCCCTTCCCCAATCTGTTGCCAGCGTCCCACCCAAGCCCAGATACCAGCGTCAGCCCCCTGCGATTAACTACATCCAGCCAGGGTACAATGCACAGGCACAGGCTCAGGCAGTGGATGAcatgaaggagatggaggaggccGTCAGCTCTTCTTCCCATGTTAGCCCCACAGAGGCCCCCGGCAGTTTTAAACACAGGCTGGCAGAAATCATTTCCAAGGACCTGGCAAAGTTCCAGCCACCTCTTCCCTCCGGAGCGGGCAGCCCCACATTTTTTCAGTAG